A part of Candidatus Neomarinimicrobiota bacterium genomic DNA contains:
- a CDS encoding LysM peptidoglycan-binding domain-containing protein — translation MNTRLLPFIMFILGGALILGSCAKPAAEEAPTPVVEEPKPAPEVVVAPPIAEEELPIVEKEVVEEVAVPEELPEEPVTIPLEEYKDIEQEPEEIIHPDSVVYLYMIRPHDYLIKIAYNEYGNPNEWRRIYSWNRERIGDNPNLIYPYHELELYKPEDQIVKWDYDYTIHVVEKDETLWSIAGQKYGDEIAWIVIFWDNEKALNSNAGMLKPGMELRIRTELWPTF, via the coding sequence TGGCGGCGCATTGATATTGGGAAGCTGTGCCAAGCCAGCTGCCGAAGAAGCGCCCACACCTGTAGTTGAGGAACCCAAACCAGCCCCTGAAGTGGTTGTAGCACCACCCATTGCTGAAGAGGAGCTGCCCATCGTCGAGAAAGAGGTAGTGGAAGAGGTCGCTGTGCCTGAAGAGCTACCCGAGGAACCGGTGACGATTCCCCTGGAAGAATACAAGGATATCGAGCAAGAGCCGGAGGAGATCATCCATCCGGACAGCGTGGTATACCTGTACATGATTCGGCCCCATGACTACCTCATCAAGATTGCATACAATGAATACGGCAATCCCAACGAGTGGCGTCGCATCTACAGCTGGAACCGGGAACGCATCGGTGACAATCCCAACCTCATTTACCCTTATCACGAGCTGGAGCTGTATAAACCGGAAGATCAGATTGTCAAGTGGGACTACGATTACACCATCCATGTAGTCGAGAAGGATGAGACCTTGTGGTCCATCGCCGGGCAAAAATACGGCGATGAGATCGCCTGGATTGTGATCTTCTGGGACAACGAAAAAGCACTTAACTCCAACGCAGGGATGCTTAAACCAGGAATGGAGCTACGGATTCGCACCGAGCTCTGGCCAACCTTCTAG